A window of Fusarium oxysporum Fo47 chromosome II, complete sequence genomic DNA:
GAGAGTCGTCCCAGTCCTGTTGGTCTCTGATATCCATCTTATCTATAGTAAGCCCCGAACTCCTGGTATCAATGAAGAGCAGAATACCACCACCATAATAATACAATAGAGGAAAGAAATTGCGACCCCGAAAAGCAGGAGCCATTACAAAATGAATGCTTAGTGACGACGGCCCTGGGGAGAGCCACGCGTGGATTTGCGATCCAGGCGTCGCACAACAGCACCAAGAACAACCTTGAGAATCCCATCTGCGGTCAAAGCCTTACTATTGTCCGAAGTAGTGGAATTCCAAGTTGCTGTATCAACCATATCGCGAATACCCTGGTCAGCGAGATCGTCGTCGAGCTCACGCAGAGCCTTGGCAGCACCAAGCTCGTTGCCAACCTGGAAGAACTGGACACCAacttgatgaggaggagcttcGATCTgatcaagcttcttggcgtGGTGAACAATGATACTCTCTGGGTCGTCCGTGGGACATCCGTCGGTGATTACAATGATGTTGACCGGCTTGGTCGAGTCAACGTTGGCCGCACGACGGGAAAGGTGGGCGACATAGGGCTTGAGAATGCTGTGAAGACGAGAACCCGTTGGTGTTGCTCCGCAGGGACGGACGGACTCGAACAGATGTTGGACTTGGTTGGCGTCACGGATCTGGAAGTATCCACCGGGTGCTTGGACTCCGGTTCCGACGGCTGCTGATCGATGGTTCAGGAAGTAGACGTCAATACCGTCGGGGTCGTGAGAAGTACAGATCGGAGCAATAGTGCTCAGCGCCTCTCGAACCTCCCTCCAAGATCGACCAGCCATGGATCCAGAGTCGTCAATAACAAAGATGGTATCGAAAGTAGATAGGAAGGCATATCTATCTTCGGCACTGGTGATGCTTGAGATGCTAGGCGCTGGTGAAGCTCCACGTTGAGGAACATTGAGAAGAGGAGCTGTCCTTTGGGTGGGCTCATAAGCAGGAGGAGCCTCCTCGGGAACATCGAGGAAGGGGTTGTTTTTGGGGGTCGAGTTTGAGTTGCCCATGTCGAAATGTGTGTGACTCTCGGCGGAGGACTTCTTGGTTGAGAACTTATCCTTGATGCGGCTGAACatttttggtggtgaaggTGAAGCTGCGTGTGGCATGTCGCGGAAGGTGGTTTTATAATTGTCTAGGTTGAAGGTTTGAGCTGAGGCTGTGAGTCACGTTCTTTGTCGCGAGAAGCTTGTTCACAAAGTTCAATGATGCGAATGGCTTTAAATAAACTTCTTGTTCGATGGTGGTGATTTGCCTTGTTCAAGTGGATTGTgagtatttataataatccAGGGCGCTCATGGCAACTCTTTATATCAACCACGATGCATATCGATGTTCGTTTGTTAGTACAAGGCAGAATAAATGTCGCCGCTCAAGGCAAATGTAACTATCTCCATGGTGTTTGTTCATTTCAGCGCCCCTTGCACCGCCTTGAAGGGGCAGTTTCTCCATTGTCACAGAATCGATTAAGTGGTTCGCCTTCTGGCGACCTCTGGGCCGccacaaggacaaggcgttcTCATGTGCCCCCTGTACAGCCCCTGGGCGCAGTTTCCACCCCCACTGTATGCACAACACAGGGCCCATTTATAAGCCGACACCTGACCAATCGCAAAGCTAAATCCGATGGCTTAGCCCTGTCATGTTAAGGTCGTTCCATGCTGCTGGATCTGCCTAGATCTGGACGGGTTGTCAATGACAAGTTGGACCCTTGCAAAAGCTATTAGTTTAGCACATGACGCCCAATTCGAAATTATAAGGCATATTATAATGGTAGTGAAGTCCTGAGGCATTCTTTACCTCACGCTTGGGAAAGTCCAAACAATCATGGCATTAAACCTTTCAACTCCACTCCCGATTTGTTATGATATAATCCTCGGATATGGTAAGCTCTTGTTGGTGTATTAGCAGAGCCTTGCTTGTTGTACCTGAGTGACCTGCAATTTCCCCGATCTAATCTTTAAGAGGCTTCTTACATGCAGCTCAGACCAATCAAAATACATATTTATCGTCCTTCTTGCGGGGTTATCCCTGGAGTTGAGCATTTGTATGAACCATACTGCACATGGATGCCTCGTGCCAGACTGAGCCTCGCCGGTTCAACCTTAGATGACAATGTCGGTAAAATTGGCAAGGCATTGCAAATACAAGTGTATCTTTTGTAAATAATCACCTTCTGCATGGTTTCAAGTATACTTGTCTCTGCTAAACCTACGACTGTTTGCAGCAATTGACACATTGCGGATATTTCAATGTTTTGCGCAAATGCGTAGACAACACACAGGATGACAGCAATCGTCCATGCGGGCCAACACCTACCTTGTCTTGTCAGAAAACTACAATATATTTTCTGCTTTTCAAGCACTTACCAAGCCAACTTAAATGTACAAGTCTTGAAGCATACTTCTACGGATACTCAAATGTTGATTGTGGTAGAGCCACTATTTGCACTAGACTCTCTGCGCTATCTTTCTATTTCAATCCGTTAAAACTCTTGCTTATCTTCTACCACTATGACCTTTGAGGGCAAATGTCAGTTGATCTTTGATACAACGCTGAATTTGGAGGCGAGGATCCTTGTCGACCATCTTACATGTTGGGGAAAGGAACTCAAGACTGAACAAGTTCAATACTCACTTTTGGCTCCCTCAACCTTTGAAAGTGAGCGGACTCGATTCTGCAAGCCCACCTAGATTTATCTGAGCGACCAGGATGAGGAATAGACTGTGTATACGGCAGGTCCGTTTTATCCGAGCATACTTCAATAATCAAGACATAGATTTCCCATGTTTAGCCGATACCGAACTGTGGTATCGAACCGCTTCAACTCAGTAGTACATGTCTAGACTTAGCCAGAGAAGTTCAAAGTTTACATTCACAATAGAAACCCCAGACTTTTAGCTTTCCGGGCCCAGTGCGACTCCATGCACCTCTGTGACAGCCAGACATGGGGATCTCCAGCCCGTCAAATTCTTGAACAACGAGTATATAAGGTGCCTGGGCTTCTCATATTAGCAAAAGAGTGTCCAAGGTTACAACAATGCGTCCTGTAGTGGTTCTAATTCGTTTCTTTTCCCGTGTAAAAGACACTGGTCGAATAAAGCTTCTTGACACACCAACAGAGCTTCAAATTCTACAACAACACTGGTAAGCCTAGAGGAGCAGTCCGAATGTCCGCTTGTCCATCACGTTGGTGCTAACGCTGGCAGTAATTAAGCATCAGTAGGCCGACGAAGATCTCCTGGAGTTCACGGAAGAGTGAAATGAAATTAGTAAGAGACTACCGAGAGACCTCTTACTCCAGCCTCCACGGCTGAAACTGGATAACATACCAAGCTACAGAGTTCAGAAGGCATTCAGCAGCAAACCCCAGCCTGTATGATACCGCGGAAACTCCAATTTTCTGATCTGATATGAGGCCCTTATACTATCAAGTACTGTTCAGGAAGGCTGGCTGAAGTCCCCAGCCTGGTGGTAGAAACGTAAAAGCTTCAAGAGTGAAGGTTGGTAAAGAATTTGAAGTGAGATGACGGGAGCTGATTATTGCAAAGTGATAAAGGAATGCAATATCAGTCCATTCCCTCCAGAGTTTAGGCTCTCATGCATAAACTTAGACTAAAGTCATCAAGATTAGGTTAATTGAGACGATCGATGGCCATACCCCTGGTCAATCCTAGTGATTTCTCGTATAAGTGCCCATTAGCCTTGGGAACCACATGACCAGTATTCTCATGCTTGTTATACTCTTCAAAGAAATGGAACAACTAATGTATCAGTCATTTTCTTCAAGAACTATGTTGTGAATCTTATTCAGTTCCAGCGAGTGTATCGACATCGTCTACTATTAACAAAGTATAGGCCAAGAATAAAACAAAAGGAAGAGGCCACCAtgaataaaaagaaaagtgtATAACGAGGTCTAAACGCACTCGCTAGATTCCATGAAAAAAGGTTTCAAAAGATTCCCACGATTATCTCCTCCAGCAGTCCATGATATCCCTCCAACTGCTTTCGAGGACGCCGCTTCTTCCAATACTTTTACCCAGTAAATCTCATCCCCTCCGGAGTCAGAGTCTTTAAAAACCGCACCTCATACGCCGCGTCATGCAGTAAGGGGAAACCCTCAGTATTCCCCTCCAATAATCCCTACTTGATTGCTCCCTGGCAAGACAGAGCATGTTGAAACAGACTGAAGACACAACTTGAAACAAGCCGTTTTCTCAGTCACAAAAAAAGGTAGCTGGTAGAATCTGCTAGTTTTCATACAGTTAACAAAATGGTCGTCCTATCCCATCGAGTTATTATCGAATTTCAGGGAGACCATTAGAAGAAAACTTGTTAAATTTAAGCttccttgggcttggggcGGGGGAGACCCTGCTCTCTGCGAGTCTTGAGATCGATCTCGGCGAGGCCCAAGCTGGCATTGTAAAGCTGAACGCAGTTGATGAACTGCTTGAGGAACATAAAAGGAAAGCTAACCCCGGCAATTATCCAAGGTACTGTAGAATCCATCTTGTTCGCACGTGCAAGCTCGAGAGCAGCAGGGCTGAAGGGGTCGGGGAAGATCTGGGCGAGGATCGAAGTGTTGACTTGAGCACCAGCCTGAAGCTCGGCACCGACAGTCTGGATGGGCTTGATGAGGTAGGGCGAGACGAGAGGAGACGAGAAGCAGAGGAGGTAGagggcgatgaagaagagctcgTTGAGAGCGCAAAGGGCGAACAGGACATTCTAGGCGCAATCAGTATATAACACAGGTACCAGTGTTTGAAGATACATACCTTGTTGGTGTAGTAGAGGCGCAATAGCCAGTTCTTGCTCTCGTCAATGCTCTTGTGACTGGCGTTGGTGCCTGAGACAACGAGAGTAGCATACATATGCATATAGTGGCTGGCAAGGTCAAGAGCAATCAAGCCCTGGAAAACAATGGCCCATCGAGGGAAGGCggaggagaggaagacaaTAAGACAGGCTGTAGTACAGCGATCTGTGACCATATCAAGAACAGCGCCGAAGCGAGTGGACTGTTCGTAGATACGCGCGGCGTAGCCATCAAGGGCATCGAGGAGACATGAGACGCTGTAGAGGAACGAGCAAGTACGAGGATGGAGGGGCATGTAGTAGAGTGACGCGATAGCAAGGACGATGCGCGCGTAGCCTGAGCAATCGTTAGTAAGCCTGACTTGATTTTGAAAATGATTTCTCCTTATCATACCAATAATGTTGGGGATGAAAAGGAAGATGTTCTCGCGAGGGGCATCGTCCGAAGCATCCGCGACGCCGTTGGCAGACCCGTTACCGTTGGATCTAACTTCAGGCTCGGAATCAGAAGAAGGGTTTTGGGCCTTTGCGGCCTGTCGTCGAGTTTTTGGGCTCATGGTGTTAATGAGGTTTTGTATTATTGTAtgtggaagatgaagcttcGAGTTGTCGTGATTATCAAGGTGGTGTGGCTTATCATGCAGCGGCGGAGTTTGGATCGAGATAACGGACAGAATCTGCGAAAGGGGCAGGGATTACTTGGCGCTGTTGAAGCTATCGAATAGGCCAAAGAGGATTTATAAGTAGAGTTGTCGCGTTTCGCGGAAGGTTAACAAAAGAGActcgttgaagatgtcagAAGGAGCGGATgcgaaggaagaaaaagaggatCGAGGAGGAAGCTCCAAAAACTCGAGCCGAGCGTGAGGAAGTCAATGGGTGATGACGAACGGCGGAAGGTAAGGTAAGCTTAGGTTAGAGGCTCCCTTTCCATGAGATGCTCCCGCCAAGCGAACAACAGGGGGTGGTTTTTCGGTAGGCTCGGACATGTTTAGATCTTGGCTGCGTGTAAATTCAGTGGCTCGGCGTGTTGATTTGCCCGCTTTCCACTGGCCAAGAGCTCCAAATTTGCACCAGTCGCAGATTGATCCCCTGAAATTGATATCCGCTCATGGCAAATTGTCAGCTTAGAAAGAGGGCACCTACTCCACTTTCAAGGTCTATTTCTTGGATATTTGCCAATGAACAACTCATCATCTCACTATTAAGACGTATGATTTGCTCATAAAAGTCTCGAGATCCAAGGTTGCCAGTCGCATTGATTGTGAACTTGGCCTCGGCTTGCAGAGACAACATGTGTTTTTGCCATGTCATGACTTGTCTCGTCAAGACATCAATTCCAGAGCGTTATATCCGGCTAACATGCGTAGTCGAGACGTCGCACAGGTAATAATACCAGAACAGATAGAGTGTGTGGTGATCACTCTAACATAGATTAAATGCATTAGCGGTAAAATGTTCAGATCACGGCCCCTATGATTGCCGCGGTTGAGGTTGTCTCTGTATAGATAAAATTGAGCGTGAAGAAGCTTCAAGTCCCAACACAATGTATGCTTTAGTGCTCTTCTTTTAGCTCGTTACGATGCCTTGCAATGACAGCTGGTTCTTGATGACCGTGAACCCGGTTATCATGACATCTTGAGCCACAATAATATTCATTGAGATCAGGATATATGCGCAATGAGAGGATTAGACTACCAAGAATTCATTTAGCCGCAGACATTGTCGTACAGACCCCGCAACCTTATCAATGAATGCGAGTCAACTCCGCAGTAGCATTTTAAACCATCTTTACATAGCACTATAAGTTGATGAGTAAAACCGTGGCCTTAAACTCGCGAGTCGAAGACCTTGCGCTTTATAGACGCATTCAAATGCGACGCAGACTTGAGACTGCAACCCTACTGGTGAAACTGTTGATTCAGCTGGATCGACAGCCTCGCTTCAACAGAGTTCGACTGGGACCATCGTTGTCAGTGGCTGCGCAGTCATGAGCGACTGGTCCCGAGTATCCCCAGGACCCTGACATTGGTCACAATTCACACCAATGTGCACAATGGCACCTCAGTGAGAAATTGCCGTATCAGTACAAATCACCAACTCGTTTCCAGACTCCAAAGCAAGCACTTTTATGATATCTCATATCTAGGGTCTCTAACTTCAAGCCTCAACGCGCCTCGCTTCGGAACGACTCCCACTTCCCGTCCCATCTGTATATATTTCTTGGTAGCTTGTCTAGAACTGTGGTAGTCGCGCGCCAAGCAGTATTGAATCGCTTGACTCTGTGAGCCATGCAATCAGTCTGATTGTGGCAGTCAACTAAAACCATTAGTTTGCGGGACTTTCAACTTCACGTTGGCTGAGGCGGCAGTCGGTAACTGAATTGTTCCCGAGTTGTCAATTGTCGCTTCACTGGTATGAGAAATAACGAATATCAGTCGGTTGGTGGTTTTACGAGCTGCAGACACACAGAGGTCTGAAAAGTCTAAATAGACTCAAAGGAACTAGCGACAGGCGTAGCTTAGCAGAAAGCGGTAATTATGTCAAAAAGCAATTTCCTGAACAGTCCTCCGTCTGCTGCATAAGGTTTTCCCGACTCTGATAGATATTCGGGAGTTCCGGAGAGTGGAGGGACTTACGGCATAGCCGAGACACCAGGCAGTACCGTACAGTAGGGCGGCACGCAGATGGGACCCTGGTTTTgcttgaggagcttgttgagtGCTTGCGTTGAAGTATGCTGTAAGGTTAAGTTTGCCAGGGTTCAAGTGTAGGTACAATCGTCCCCTGAAGTTGTGGTTGTCACTCGCGGGCGGGAGGCTACCTAAGAAAGGCAAGTCTGGGGACGGCGGATCCTGACCCTGGTGACGATCTTGGGAcggtcatgatgaagagcccGAGCTTGGGGCTTGATAGTCTGGGGGGGGCAATTTGTCGTTTCTAGCCAAACTGCCAAGGTGAGAAGGGGAGAGGTTAACTTAGACGGAGCTCTTAGCTTGTAACAAGCCCCCATCCTTTAGCTACTGTTGAGAGTTGATAGTCGTTAGTGGTAAAACGGCGGTGCCTTGCAGCAGTGAAAACCAAAACCCCCATGTCAAGTGAAGCCGCTACTGCAGCTAGCTCATCTCACTGCCGGTTGCTCCGTTCCGTCGTTGCGTCTCATCACAAGTGACAGATACTTTAGCAGCGAGTCTCGGTGCGTACCGCAATCTTATCCACCCGCAAGCTATTGTCAGGGTTTGTATTTGTGCCAGTCGGATTCAATCCAGGTAGTCAGTTGAGATACGCCAGGTACCACGCCCAAGGATATGGGCTCTCGGCATCGTCCCGTTTTCCCGTCTCGTCGTTTCGATAAGCCGTCTTAGCTTTATGAGTTACTAACAACATGTACCAGACAGGCAGGCAACGCGCATCTGGAGACGGTCGGGCTGATGCAAAGCCATGTACCTGGGGTTCTGTGGATCTCGACGTTGTACGCCGTGAATTAGGTTAGTTGTCCTGTCATCCTTAATCCCTCGCTGGCTCCGGCTTGAAGAACCGCTGAAACGGGTGTTTGCGGCAATAGTTTAGATGTCGTGTAACCCAGCCAGATCACTTGGAGGTTTTTGGAAAATCAGAGTGATGATCGTATCCTAACCGCCTCATACCTGAGAGATGATCCctttgttgagcttggtgatggTCTGTGTTGAGATATCACCTGCAGTCAGTATCATAAAAACCATGAACCATTTAATAGCCGCTTCCATGGTGAAAAGCATCAATCCACCATGGCAAAGCCTCCCGCCTCTTGGGCTGTCTTGAACAGATCATTAAGCCAGGATTGGTTATGATCATCTCGCCCTACTTCTCTAGTTTCTGATCCCTGATCCGCAAAGTGCAGTGTAGGCCAAACCCTACCCGGATAGCCAACGTTGGACCTGGTCTCGACAGAAGGTGTATGCTTGTTTGATTCCTCTAAAATCAGATGATTTTTTGGGGTTTCGTGTCTTTGTTCATCCACCAAGCTTGTCTTGAATTGGCTTCTCGACTTGTCCGTCTTGGTGCCCCCCACGATACACGTCACTGACGGTATGGATCTAGGTATGGGGGCATGGGTCCTAGGGTTAGGAAGAATTTGTTTCCATCGGTGGTGATATGATCAGGATGAGGAGAGTATGTATTTTTTTCAGTTGAGGATTGTTTCACTGGGCAATGGCGAATGGAGGACTTGTAGACAAGGTGTAGTCATGTAGTTATACATATCGGATTACTTCCGACCAATTCCCCAAAGAAGGATTTATTTGCTTGCCATTTCAATTGGCTGATTCTTCCTCACAGAGTCTTCCACTACaaagatggatggatgggtgGCTGCCCTTGTCCGCTCCGGCTAAAAGAGAACTGCCAGGATAAGTTGAGTTTCAAGCTTTGGATCGTCCATATCAGTGCCATTTTCTTTGAATTGCTGTCAAACATCCTTGCCCCTGTTCCTGTCTGAGTACATACATACCTACAGTAGTGCCTCTAGTGCGTACATGTTGCATTCGCCGCCTGTTACAGTAAAAAAGAGACACTCTTGTTAATCCCTGCTTGACGCCACGCCTGTGCCTTCAACCTCTGAATGCCTACTTACTTTCTGGCTGCGTTTGAGCCTCGGGCCTTAAACGTGTTAGCTTGTTATGAATCTCGAGGTTCAAGCGCCCTTTCGCTTCATGTTGGAGCTAAGCTAAGGTACCCTAGCACTAGCACCTAGGTGGTAGCGACCCTCTAGCCTTGTCTCTCGCCTCACCTTCAGTGCCTTTCGTTGGTTGGGTCCATAGGTCACTTTTCTTTAAGTCGAGCTGTGGATCGTCACTTTTCACTTTTTACCTTTCACCTCTCACCTACAGTCTCTTCTTAACTAAccccatcccatcccgtgtcaTTCTGCGAAAGGTTTTTACTTcaaacctcctcctccttcctCTTAACTCGCTCtctttcctctcctctcctctcctctcctcatAATTCTCCTCCCACTCTCGATCGACATTCCACCCATTTACGCCTCACATCGGACGACACTTTCAGTCGAGACCCATTCGGCCGAAGCTAATAAGATCTTCACCCCTCGTTCCTATCAGTGGCCCTTGTCTCCGTTTTTCATTTTTCCCCAGCTTCCCCTCTATCAAGCCAAACCGCCACTTGCGCCAGGTAGACTAGATTGTTGTGAACATCTTTGTGAATTGGACAAGTGTCGAGGTTGCCCAAAACTTGCGACTTAGATCCACATACAATTTAGTGTGCTTGAACTCGCTCCCCAGTTCGAGTCACCGTCTTTTCCTATACTTTTGTTCATATCAAATTGATCTTCGAACAAACTTTACCGTGTCATGTCGCCGCATCCTACCCTCAAGGCGACTTTCGCCAGTCGAGCTGAGACAGCTACCCATCCTCTCAGTCGACATCTCTACAAGCTCATGGACCTCAAGGCCTCGAATCTTTGCCTCAGCGCCGATGTCGCAACCGCTCGCGAACTGCTCTACTTCGCCGACAAGATTGGTCCCTCCATCGTCGTCCTCAAGACTCATTATGACATGGTGGCCGGCTGGGATTTTGATCCTAGGACAGGTACTGGTGCCAAGCTCGCCTCACTAGCACGCAAGCATGGTTTCCTCATCTTTGAGGATCGCAAGTTTGGTGATATTGGCAATACGGTCGAGTTGCAGTATACTAGCGGTGCTGCGCGCATCATCGAGTGGGCACATATTACCAATGTAAATATGGTTCCAGGCAAGGCCTCGGTTACATCTCTGGCCCACGCTGCCAACCGATGGCTCGAGCGATACCACTACGAGGTCAAGACATCTATCAGCATTGGAACTCCCACCGCCAGTCAACTGGATGAGGATAGCGAGCGTTCAGACAACGAGAACCAGAAGGACACGCCGGAACCTGCTCGCGCTGACAGCGGCCGAAAAGGTAGCATTGTTTCCACCACCACCGTCACCCAACAGTACGAGTCGGCCGATTCACCACGCCTCGTCAAGACGATCCCTGAGGGCGATGAGACAGTATTCCCCGGCATCGATGAAGCGCCGATCGAGAGGGGCCTGCTTATCCTGGCACAGATGTCGAGTCAGGGCAACTTCATGAACAAGGAATATACGCAAGCATGTGTAGAGGCCGCGCGGGAACACAAGAACTTCGTCATGGGCTTTGTCTCACAGGAGTGTCTCAACACAGAACCCGAGGATGACTTCATCCACATGACCCCCGGTTGCCAATTGCCCCCTGAGGGCGCGGATGAGAATGAAGCCATCAAGGGTGATGGCAAGGGTCAACAGTACAACACGCCACAGAAGATCATTGGTATTGCCGGTGCTGACATTGCTATTGTTGGACGCGGTATCATCAAGGCAAGCGATcctgaggaggaagctgaGCGATATCGGTCCGCGGCATGGAAGGCTTACACGGAGCGGGTTCGTTAAGAAGCGAAAATGACTTGAAGTCGGGATGGCCTTGAGGTTTTTCGCGCGGTAGGCAGGCTGCAATGGAGTTATCGAGACATCTAGCGGGTCTGACATGAATATCATGACTACATGGAGCATCCATGGAGTAACTCACTTACAAGAGAAATGAGACTTGGTTCCCTGATTGGGAATATCATCTAAGCACTAGGCCTTCTCCAACTGCATAAGCCTGGTTCCTCTCTACTGCATCTATGATACCAGGTTCAACACAACCTTACGAGAATGATTGTCGGAAAAGATACGAAATATGAATTGCAATGACGGAATAATTCGGTTCCTTACGTGTGCTTTCAATGCACCTCTCATGTCGACGGTTGTAGCTAATTCACTCCAGCTGCATATATCCATTTCTTCCTTCAATAACGTGGGTCCATTCAAAGATGCACAGGGCTGAATTCCATTCTTGTAATGGATGCCCCACAATCAAAGTGACGCCGTTTTCTTGGAAGCCCGGAGTTAGAGGACTTTGAAAGCTGATCCTCGTCCGCCGAGATCAACATAGACCTTCCCATACTCCACCTTAATATTGACCTCTAGCCTCTAAGTATCTGAATCCCATACTACTTTACTATAACTTTACATATTTGCTCCGGGTATTCCCAAGTGATCAGTCATTCATACCCGTTTCCGAAGAAGCCGACatgacagcagcagctgagaaCGCTGATGGTCCACGtctgaggaagagaagacgAATTGTCATATCGTGCACTGAATGCCATCGAAGAAAGCAGAGGGTCCGTAACTACAAGACTACGATACACTTGTCTTATACAAGAAATATTTGACTGAAAACATCTTTAGTGCGACCGCGAACAACCATGCGGCAATTGCAAGTCTCGAAATAAAGAGTCAGCTTGTGTTTATGAAACAGGAGCTCCAACAGCCAAACAGAGCAAGCAGACAACAAAAGCCTCGCCGACTTACTCGGATACATTCGTTAAACAAGCCGAGCCGTCACCAGCACAGTCTGTTGACTCATCGAATGAGAGGCTAGGCGAGCCTCTGTCGTCTAAGGTAGCTGACTGGGGATACGCTCACAATGGCGCGTCTACCATGGGTATACTTAAACGCATCGAGACGCTCACAGACGGTGAAGATGGGCCCCCAGATCTAACATCTCGTGATTCCTCCGGAGGCTCTCCCGGCAAAGAGCTTGCCTTGAGGGAAAAGTACAGGGCTATAATTCGACAATTACCTGCCCGGAATTACATCGAAAAACTCGTCGAGATGTACATGCGTGGCTTCAACTGGCAGTACTATCCAATCGACCCTGACATCTTTTATGCGCAACTCGACGAGTGGAATTCGTTGCCGTTCTCGGTATTCTCAGATGTCGGTCCCCGCGGCTTGAACCCTGAACTGCGAGCCTTTCCAGCAGTCGTATTTCAAATCATAGCAACGGCCCTTCTCCTATTGCCCGAGAAGCCAGATTCCACATTCGACTCGCTCAAATTTGCTGGAGGTATGAGATTCGAAGACTTGGCTGTCGAGTATAGCGAGTCAGGGCAGGCAGTTCTTGACCTTTTggggaagaagaacttgTCTCTGTCTACAGTGCAAGCACAATTTCTCAGGGCGTCATTCCACAAGTTTACGGCAAAGGTTACAGATGCAGTAAGTTCCTGTTAGTAGATGATACCTAGAGAAGAGTCGACTGATGTTGGGTAGTGGCACACCATCGCAATTGCGATTCGCGATGCTCAGGACCTGGGGATGCATCGTGACAGCTTAGATCCCAGACCAAAGGACGCAAGCGTCGAGAGTATTCTAGAGAATCAATGGCTGATTCAACGGAGGAGAAGGATCTACatcctcctcgccatctGGGACCTCAACTGCGCGATGATTCTTGGACGTCCAGGAACCGTCGACTGGAATCAGACTCTTTCTACACCTCCAGTTGACGCGCCTATACCTCAAAATCGCACCAAGATGCCAGTGGTTCCTCGAAGCGAAGATGATCATCCTACACCGATTACTCGGCTCTTGTGGAACTACGAACTTTGTGGGCCTTTGCGGGCAATTCAGAACCTTGAAGTCGATGGTTCATACCCAATGGACCCTGCAAAGATTGACGAGATTCACCAATGTATTTTAAATCTCGATAAGAAGATGCCGGCTTCCTTTCGAATGGAGAACCCCGATACACGGTGGGACCACTTACCAGAGGCACACTGGTATCCAGCAAATCGATTC
This region includes:
- a CDS encoding humps family-domain-containing protein (Orotidine 5'-phosphate decarboxylase) translates to MSPHPTLKATFASRAETATHPLSRHLYKLMDLKASNLCLSADVATARELLYFADKIGPSIVVLKTHYDMVAGWDFDPRTGTGAKLASLARKHGFLIFEDRKFGDIGNTVELQYTSGAARIIEWAHITNVNMVPGKASVTSLAHAANRWLERYHYEVKTSISIGTPTASQLDEDSERSDNENQKDTPEPARADSGRKGSIVSTTTVTQQYESADSPRLVKTIPEGDETVFPGIDEAPIERGLLILAQMSSQGNFMNKEYTQACVEAAREHKNFVMGFVSQECLNTEPEDDFIHMTPGCQLPPEGADENEAIKGDGKGQQYNTPQKIIGIAGADIAIVGRGIIKASDPEEEAERYRSAAWKAYTERCDREQPCGNCKSRNKESACVYETGAPTAKQSKQTTKASPTYSDTFVKQAEPSPAQSVDSSNERLGEPLSSKVADWGYAHNGASTMGILKRIETLTDGEDGPPDLTSRDSSGGSPGKELALREKYRAIIRQLPARNYIEKLVEMYMRGFNWQYYPIDPDIFYAQLDEWNSLPFSVFSDVGPRGLNPELRAFPAVVFQIIATALLLLPEKPDSTFDSLKFAGGMRFEDLAVEYSESGQAVLDLLGKKNLSLSTVQAQFLRASFHKFTAKVTDAWHTIAIAIRDAQDLGMHRDSLDPRPKDASVESILENQWLIQRRRRIYILLAIWDLNCAMILGRPGTVDWNQTLSTPPVDAPIPQNRTKMPVVPRSEDDHPTPITRLLWNYELCGPLRAIQNLEVDGSYPMDPAKIDEIHQCILNLDKKMPASFRMENPDTRWDHLPEAHWYPANRFYFASLHEFSKMALHRPFIFNRLESRVEAIHASLKTLEIQKMTFEGLPPDSWRNFMLFFASFDAIVLLASVYILFPREHTEYTDKTIEHFQWTIERFSAIQERNPLAKSAQGVLRAIVARFKRAMNKTQTGSLPPLAPSSSAGSIKANADSTPGRSSLCSSDFSGLDSTWIVPSVDNLNAMAPFFPTGDLVYNDLTAGPGMIMLPLPLQGGQGDIGNDSMWQFGGGWGDDTVWQMLNQFPAATDESIPDII
- a CDS encoding CDP-alcohol phosphatidyltransferase-domain-containing protein; this encodes MSPKTRRQAAKAQNPSSDSEPEVRSNGNGSANGVADASDDAPRENIFLFIPNIIGYARIVLAIASLYYMPLHPRTCSFLYSVSCLLDALDGYAARIYEQSTRFGAVLDMVTDRCTTACLIVFLSSAFPRWAIVFQGLIALDLASHYMHMYATLVVSGTNASHKSIDESKNWLLRLYYTNKNVLFALCALNELFFIALYLLCFSSPLVSPYLIKPIQTVGAELQAGAQVNTSILAQIFPDPFSPAALELARANKMDSTVPWIIAGVSFPFMFLKQFINCVQLYNASLGLAEIDLKTRREQGLPRPKPKEA